From Allofrancisella guangzhouensis, a single genomic window includes:
- the xseB gene encoding exodeoxyribonuclease VII small subunit translates to MATQSKKFAKNYEILEQINEKLQGSQDSPALLDELASILEQASKSYKLCKERIDAAQKFIDAFES, encoded by the coding sequence ATGGCAACACAGAGTAAAAAATTTGCAAAAAATTATGAAATCTTAGAACAAATAAATGAAAAATTACAAGGTAGTCAAGACAGTCCAGCATTACTTGATGAGTTAGCCTCTATACTTGAACAGGCATCAAAAAGCTATAAATTATGTAAAGAAAGGATAGATGCAGCCCAGAAATTTATAGATGCGTTTGAGAGTTGA
- a CDS encoding peptide MFS transporter has protein sequence MQNTSSKHPKALWYIMAIYMWEYFSFYGMRALLILYLTKKLLFTDNVSYSIYGSFVALVYLTPIFGGILADKFLGFKRTVVIGAILMSCGHIIIGVDGENLLFLGMAFIICGYGYFKSNVPCLVGELYAKNDPKRDSAFTLLYLGGNIGSLIAPLTCGIVAEIYGWDYGFGLAGIGMIIGVIIFLSGSKYIPCPSNVKVSLHRKTIDTFFISAAIVLLCYFALEYHFEGYLIFIVTLASTLWFIKICYSADKHTRKRLMLLIPFVMFGILFWVFDEQIFTSVELFIERNVNTSIFGYNFPASAAGSVNAFSIIIGGLVIAWVWKVYKALDSDFGRMVKFMFGFIFQLICFVLLILAAKEATIYGQASVIWVIVGIMALGISELFIDPIALSEITSIDSSHNTSFLAAIYMLFTGSIAGFIGAKVADMAAFKNVENQADLVTQAHLFENLFTNITIVLACMVVLWVAIALVIRKMK, from the coding sequence ATGCAAAACACTTCATCAAAACACCCTAAAGCACTCTGGTATATAATGGCTATATACATGTGGGAATATTTTAGCTTTTATGGAATGAGAGCTCTTTTAATCCTTTATTTGACTAAAAAGTTATTGTTTACAGATAATGTATCTTACTCTATCTATGGTTCTTTTGTGGCGCTGGTATATCTAACCCCTATTTTTGGTGGTATTTTAGCAGATAAATTTTTAGGATTCAAAAGAACAGTGGTTATAGGTGCTATTTTAATGTCTTGTGGTCATATCATAATAGGAGTAGATGGTGAAAATTTATTATTTTTGGGTATGGCTTTTATTATATGTGGTTATGGTTATTTTAAAAGTAATGTACCTTGTTTGGTTGGGGAGCTTTACGCAAAAAATGACCCTAAAAGAGATTCTGCTTTTACACTTTTATATTTAGGTGGAAATATAGGCAGTTTAATAGCTCCCTTAACTTGTGGGATAGTTGCGGAAATTTACGGTTGGGACTATGGTTTTGGATTAGCTGGTATAGGGATGATTATAGGAGTAATAATCTTTTTATCTGGCAGTAAATATATTCCTTGCCCTAGTAATGTTAAAGTATCTTTACATAGAAAAACTATAGATACTTTCTTTATATCAGCTGCTATTGTCTTACTTTGTTATTTTGCGCTAGAGTATCATTTTGAAGGCTATTTGATATTTATAGTAACTTTGGCAAGTACACTATGGTTTATAAAGATATGTTATAGTGCAGATAAACATACTCGTAAAAGGCTAATGCTATTGATACCATTTGTAATGTTTGGGATATTGTTTTGGGTATTTGATGAACAGATTTTTACCTCAGTAGAGTTATTTATTGAGAGAAATGTTAATACTAGTATATTTGGTTATAATTTCCCAGCAAGTGCAGCTGGGTCTGTTAACGCTTTTTCTATAATTATAGGAGGGTTAGTGATAGCATGGGTATGGAAAGTATACAAAGCTTTAGATAGTGACTTTGGACGTATGGTCAAATTTATGTTTGGTTTTATATTTCAGCTTATTTGCTTTGTGTTACTTATATTAGCAGCAAAAGAAGCCACTATATATGGTCAAGCATCTGTAATCTGGGTTATAGTGGGAATAATGGCTTTGGGAATATCTGAGTTATTTATAGACCCTATCGCTTTATCAGAAATTACATCTATTGATAGCTCTCATAATACTAGTTTTTTGGCAGCCATATATATGTTATTTACAGGTAGTATAGCTGGCTTTATTGGTGCAAAAGTTGCCGATATGGCTGCTTTTAAAAATGTTGAAAATCAGGCTGATTTGGTAACACAAGCTCACCTATTTGAAAATTTGTTTACCAATATAACTATAGTTCTTGCTTGCATGGTAGTATTGTGGGTGGCCATAGCTTTAGTTATAAGGAAAATGAAATAA
- the ttcA gene encoding tRNA 2-thiocytidine(32) synthetase TtcA → MTKTEKKLRHYITKAIADFDLLQKGDKVMLCLSGGKDSFGLLKVLHGLITDKTYDVNLHVYTLDQSQPGWDDSQLRKYLDNLGVSYEIETKNTYGVVIDKVPEGKTYCSLCSRLRRGNIYRYAKDNKMDKVILGHHRDDLIESLLMSILYQGQIKSMPPKFLTQDGENTVIRPMVFVQERDLIEFAKEENFPIIPCNLCGSQENLKRKQVKKLIQDLAKQNPKVPSNILNSLSNVLPSHLMDKSLLDKS, encoded by the coding sequence ATGACAAAAACTGAAAAAAAATTACGTCATTATATTACTAAAGCTATCGCTGATTTTGACCTTTTACAAAAAGGTGATAAGGTTATGCTTTGTCTCTCTGGAGGTAAGGATTCTTTTGGGCTTTTAAAGGTATTACATGGATTGATAACAGACAAAACTTACGATGTTAACTTACATGTGTATACATTAGATCAATCTCAACCAGGATGGGATGACAGCCAACTTAGAAAATACCTTGATAATCTAGGTGTAAGTTATGAGATTGAAACAAAAAACACTTACGGGGTAGTTATTGATAAAGTGCCCGAAGGAAAAACTTATTGTTCGCTCTGCTCTAGGTTGCGTCGTGGTAATATATATAGATATGCAAAAGATAATAAAATGGATAAAGTAATTTTAGGTCATCATCGTGATGATTTAATCGAATCTCTTTTAATGTCAATATTATATCAAGGTCAGATAAAATCTATGCCACCGAAATTTCTAACTCAAGATGGGGAAAACACAGTAATACGGCCTATGGTTTTTGTACAAGAGCGAGATCTTATAGAATTTGCTAAAGAAGAAAATTTTCCAATAATTCCATGTAATTTATGTGGCTCTCAAGAAAATCTAAAAAGAAAACAAGTTAAAAAACTTATTCAAGATTTAGCAAAACAAAACCCCAAGGTACCAAGCAATATTTTAAACTCACTTTCGAATGTTTTACCTAGTCATTTGATGGATAAAAGTTTATTGGACAAGTCATAA
- the smpB gene encoding SsrA-binding protein SmpB: MSKHKGSAATIARNKKAFHDYTILEKFEAGIVLKGWEVKSIRAGKVQMVDSHIHIKRGEAWLFNCLITPLLSASTHITPDAAATRKLLLNRHEIDKIMGKIEQKGFTCVPLAMYWKDAKVKLEIALAQGKKVHDKRQAQKDKDWAREKDRLFKKVHR, translated from the coding sequence ATGAGTAAACATAAGGGTTCTGCTGCAACCATTGCTAGAAATAAAAAAGCCTTTCATGATTATACTATTCTAGAAAAATTTGAAGCTGGAATTGTACTTAAAGGTTGGGAGGTTAAAAGTATAAGAGCTGGTAAAGTACAGATGGTAGATAGCCATATACATATAAAACGTGGTGAAGCTTGGCTTTTTAATTGTTTAATTACACCTTTGCTATCAGCCTCAACACATATAACACCTGACGCGGCTGCAACACGTAAGCTTTTACTCAACCGGCATGAAATAGATAAGATCATGGGTAAAATTGAGCAAAAAGGCTTTACTTGTGTACCATTAGCGATGTATTGGAAAGACGCAAAAGTAAAACTAGAGATTGCTTTAGCTCAAGGTAAAAAAGTTCATGATAAGCGCCAAGCTCAAAAAGATAAAGACTGGGCACGTGAAAAAGACAGGTTATTTAAGAAGGTGCACCGCTAG